The genomic window ACGGGATTTATTGAAAATATCTATGACATTTTAAAAATTGGCGATGAAGTCCAAGTTCAGGTGGTGGATTTTGACGAATACACTGGGAAGGCTAGTCTTTCCATACGTACCTTGGAAGAGGAAAAGCATCAATTACCAAGACGGAGACGTTTTTCAAATGATCGGATCAAGCACGGTTTTGCGCCTCTTGCCCGAATGATGCCTGTTTGGACGCGCGAGGCATTAGAGCATTTAAAGAAGAAGCCATAAATACGATTATCTAAATCATTTGTAATATTAACATCATTTGTTATAATAAAAGTATGAAAGAAGAACAATTATTAAAACCAGGAGAGCGAATCAACCAGCTCTTTTCGACAGATATCAAGATCATCCAAAATAGAGAGGTGTTTAGCTATTCGGTGGATAGTGTTCTCTTGTCACGCTTTCCACGCTTTCCTAAAAATGGCTTAATTGTGGACTTTTGTGCTGGCAATGGTGCAGTAGGACTTTTTGCAAGTAGTCGTACCAAGGCAAAAATTCTCTCTGTAGAAATTCAGGAGCGTTTGGCGGATATGGCAGAGCGTTCGGTTCAGTTGAATGGCTTGGAAGAGCAGATGCAGGTCATCTGTGATGATTTGAAAAATATGCCAGCCCACATTCAGGGAAGTAAGGTGGATATGATTTTATGCAATCCTCCTTATTTTAAGGTGGATCCGCATTCTAATCTCAACGAGAGTGAACACTACCTTCTGGCCAGACACGAAATTACGACTAACCTAAAAGAAATTTGCCGTAGTGCTCAGAGTATTCTCAAGTCTAATGGTCGTTTGGCCATGGTTCATCGTCCAGATCGGCTCTTGGATATCTTAGACATGCTTCAACGCCATAATTTGGCACCCAAGCGCCTGCAATTTGTCTATCCTAAACGTGAGAAGGAGGCCAATATGCTCTTAATCGAAGCTATCAAGGATGGATCGACCAGTGGCTTTAAGGTCTTGCCACCACTCATCGTTCACAATGATGATGGTTCCTATACACCAGAAATTCAAGAGATTTACTATGGATCATAAGGCCTATATGTATGTGGTGGAGTGTCGCGACGGATCTTACTATACTGGTTATACGACAGACGTTAAGAAACGCCTTGCCGTTCATAATAGTGGTAAGGGAGCCAAATATACCCGAGCTCGCTTGCCAGTCAAACTCATCTATGCTCAAGGTTTTGCTAGTAAGGAAGAAGCCATGTCTGCCGAAGCTCTCCTCAAACGAAAGAAACGTCCACAGAAAGAACGATTTTTATCTGAAAATCAAGAGAAAAATCTAGTCAACCATATTGATGTCTAACGAGGAGTCCTTTGGCTCCTCTTACTTTTGTCAAAAGAGGAAAAAAGTGCTAAAATAAGATGAATAAATTTAAAGAGGTATTATCATGTCTAAGATTCTAGTATTTGGTCACCAAAATCCAGACTCAGATGCCATCGGGTCATCTGTAGCCTTTGCTTACCTTGCAAAAGAGGCTTATGGATTGGACACAGAAGCTGTAGCACTTGGAACTCCAAATGAAGAAACAGCTTTCGTTTTGAACTATTTTGGTGTAGAAGCACCACGCGTCATCACATCTGCTAAAGCAGAAGGTGCAGAGCAAGTCATCTTGACTGACCACAATGAATTCCAACAATCAGTGTCAGATATTGCTGAAGTAGAAGTTTACGGAGTTGTGGATCACCACCGTGTGGCTAATTTTGAAACTGCCAGCCCGCTCTACATGCGCTTGGAACCAGTTGGATCAGCTTCATCTATCGTTTACCGCATGTTCAAAGAACATGGTGTAGCAGTTCCTAAAGAAATTGCAGGTTTGATGCTTTCAGGTTTGATTTCAGATACTCTTCTTTTGAAATCTCCAACAACTCACCCATCTGATAAAGTGATTGCGCCTGAGTTGGCAGAAATAGCAGGTGTCAACTTGGAAGAGTACGGTCTTGCTATGCTGAAAGCTGGTACAAACTT from Streptococcus oralis includes these protein-coding regions:
- a CDS encoding S1 RNA-binding domain-containing protein, which gives rise to MKIGDKLTGRITGIQPYGAFVELETGVTGLIHISEIRTGFIENIYDILKIGDEVQVQVVDFDEYTGKASLSIRTLEEEKHQLPRRRRFSNDRIKHGFAPLARMMPVWTREALEHLKKKP
- a CDS encoding tRNA1(Val) (adenine(37)-N6)-methyltransferase, with product MKEEQLLKPGERINQLFSTDIKIIQNREVFSYSVDSVLLSRFPRFPKNGLIVDFCAGNGAVGLFASSRTKAKILSVEIQERLADMAERSVQLNGLEEQMQVICDDLKNMPAHIQGSKVDMILCNPPYFKVDPHSNLNESEHYLLARHEITTNLKEICRSAQSILKSNGRLAMVHRPDRLLDILDMLQRHNLAPKRLQFVYPKREKEANMLLIEAIKDGSTSGFKVLPPLIVHNDDGSYTPEIQEIYYGS
- a CDS encoding GIY-YIG nuclease family protein, whose amino-acid sequence is MDHKAYMYVVECRDGSYYTGYTTDVKKRLAVHNSGKGAKYTRARLPVKLIYAQGFASKEEAMSAEALLKRKKRPQKERFLSENQEKNLVNHIDV
- a CDS encoding manganese-dependent inorganic pyrophosphatase, translated to MSKILVFGHQNPDSDAIGSSVAFAYLAKEAYGLDTEAVALGTPNEETAFVLNYFGVEAPRVITSAKAEGAEQVILTDHNEFQQSVSDIAEVEVYGVVDHHRVANFETASPLYMRLEPVGSASSIVYRMFKEHGVAVPKEIAGLMLSGLISDTLLLKSPTTHPSDKVIAPELAEIAGVNLEEYGLAMLKAGTNLASKSAEELIDIDAKTFELNGNKVRVAQVNTVDIAEVLERQAEIEAAMQAANAANGYSDFVLMITDIVNSNSEILALGSNMDKVEAAFNFKLENNHAFLPGAVSRKKQVVPQLTESFNG